From Aedes albopictus strain Foshan chromosome 1, AalbF5, whole genome shotgun sequence, one genomic window encodes:
- the LOC134288351 gene encoding uncharacterized protein K02A2.6-like: MPDADLKNAILQLTNLIARQQHQIEAQQQQIENLGIRGHPGSGSEKIIESLASGIQDFQYDPDGGVFFDGWYARYEDVITKDGQSLDDAARVRLLLRKLSTPLHEKYVNTILPNHPRDFTLDETVTKLKKLFGRQKSVFHSRYQCLQYAKSDADDFTSYAAMVSKHCEAFQLSKLTPDQFKALRFVCGLQSPRDADIRTRLISKLEADETAVNEQGEAASKVTLENLVEECHRVSNLKQDTLMVENKEARNVNIVSRKPKNPVKNPKIPKTPC; encoded by the coding sequence ATGCCCGACGCGGATCTGAAGAACGCCATCCTGCAGCTCACCAATCTCATCGCGCGGCAGCAGCACCAGATTGAAGCGCAGCAGCAGCAAATCGAAAATCTGGGAATCCGTGGCCACCCCGGCTCCGGCAGCGAGAAAATCATCGAGTCTTTGGCAAGCGGCATTCAAGATTTCCAGTACGATCCGGACGGCGGAGTTTTCTTCGATGGCTGGTACGCGAGGTACGAGGACGTCATCACGAAGGACGGCCAATCCCTGGACGACGCCGCCCGTGTGAGGTTGCTTCTACGCAAGCTAAGCACACCTTTGCACGAAAAGTACGTGAATACCATTCTTCCCAACCACCCCCGGGACTTCACCCTGGACGAGACCGTCACGAAGCTGAAGAAGTTGTTCGGTCGGCAGAAGTCGGTCTTTCATTCCCGTTACCAATGCCTGCAGTACGCAAAAAGTGACGCGGATGACTTCACCTCGTATGCTGCCATGGTGAGCAAACACTGTGAAGCGTTTCAACTCTCCAAGCTCACCCCGGATCAATTCAAGGCGCTCCGTTTCGTCTGTGGACTCCAATCGCCACGGGATGCGGACATCCGAACAAGATTGATCTCGAAGCTGGAAGCCGACGAAACCGCAGTCAACGAACAGGGAGAAGCGGCCAGCAAGGTCACCCTGGAGAACCTCGTGGAAGAATGCCATCGCGTGTCCAACCTCAAACAGGACACACTGATGGTGGAGAACAAGGAAGCACGCAACGTCAACATTGTCTCCCGCAAGCCGAAGAATCCTGTGAAAAATCCGAAAATTCCCAAAACGCCCTGCTAA